In Candidatus Hydrogenedens sp., the genomic stretch AAGCATTAAATGTGCATCGAAAATACCTGCTTGTTTCTTACCAAAATTCTCAAGTGTTTTCTGGTATAGGAGTGTTAATTCCTTTTTGGTTATGTCTATAGCAGATTGAACTCTCTTATATTCATCTCTGGGATTTTTTATCTTAAAGCGGGGGACATTTATAGTTCCGGGGTCATATACAAGTGCTTCGCCCCAAACAATTCCGGGTGATACAGGTATTCCATGATAAACCTTTTCCATTTATTCTTCTCCGAACCCACTTTCAAATATCTCTTCCAATTCTTTTAAGGCGGGCTGTGCATCTTTCCCTTCTGCAATGGCTATAATTTCTGCATCTTTTGGGGCGCCTAAACTTAATATTTGCAGGACACTTTTGGCGTTTCGACGATTTCCATTATAAACAAGATAAATATGGGCATCATATTTCTGCATAGCACGCACAATCATAGCCGCAGGGCGTGCATGAACACCTAAAGAATTAACGACTTTAATTATTTTCTCTGT encodes the following:
- a CDS encoding HPr family phosphocarrier protein, which produces MNNNRTEKIIKVVNSLGVHARPAAMIVRAMQKYDAHIYLVYNGNRRNAKSVLQILSLGAPKDAEIIAIAEGKDAQPALKELEEIFESGFGEE